One segment of Paenibacillus rhizovicinus DNA contains the following:
- a CDS encoding inositol monophosphatase family protein: protein MNDGNDIPVIGGKSFTAVAINCAAKAGEWIKTKLGNHTSLSIKHSAQDLVTEVDKGAETMIRNLVGTHFPHHSFLGEEGVEPGPEASTKALQSVQDAEYLWIVDPVDGTTNFVHGFPYFSVSIALAYRGEVIVGVVYDPMRDELFVAEKGKGAYVRGRRMAVSGETTLRESLLATGFPADPHYAQPLNMKQLQAIAPQVRNIRSAGSAALHMAYVASGRLSGFWEIGLNSWDLAAGALLVKESGGTVTDVQGNDYHLGVRHVVASNGRMHDEFVTALQRAEAGN, encoded by the coding sequence CGATTAATTGCGCAGCCAAGGCCGGTGAATGGATTAAGACTAAGCTTGGCAATCATACAAGCCTATCGATAAAGCATTCCGCTCAGGATTTGGTGACGGAAGTGGATAAAGGCGCGGAGACGATGATCCGCAATCTGGTAGGGACGCATTTCCCTCATCACTCGTTTCTTGGGGAGGAAGGCGTAGAACCGGGGCCGGAGGCTTCTACGAAAGCGCTGCAAAGCGTGCAGGACGCGGAATACTTATGGATCGTGGACCCTGTTGACGGAACGACGAACTTCGTGCACGGGTTTCCTTATTTCTCGGTATCCATCGCGCTCGCGTACCGCGGCGAAGTCATCGTCGGGGTCGTATACGACCCGATGAGAGACGAGCTGTTCGTGGCGGAGAAAGGCAAAGGCGCTTACGTGCGCGGCCGGCGCATGGCCGTCTCCGGCGAGACGACGCTGCGAGAAAGCCTGCTGGCGACCGGCTTCCCCGCCGACCCGCACTACGCGCAGCCGCTCAATATGAAGCAGCTGCAGGCGATTGCTCCGCAAGTGCGCAATATTCGCTCTGCCGGCTCTGCCGCGCTGCACATGGCCTACGTTGCCTCGGGACGGCTAAGCGGCTTCTGGGAGATCGGCCTCAATTCTTGGGACTTGGCGGCAGGCGCCTTGCTCGTGAAGGAGTCGGGCGGCACCGTTACGGATGTGCAAGGTAATGATTATCATCTCGGCGTTCGTCATGTCGTGGCATCCAATGGCCGCATGCATGACGAATTCGTAACAGCCCTTCAACGGGCAGAGGCCGGCAACTGA
- a CDS encoding GntR family transcriptional regulator yields MFIELDVQGDVPLHEQIAQQIIAGIASGTLKPGKTLPSAKRLASDLRIKSQTVHKAYRSLLEDGFLVERYDGRLGMLVPPKEEMPKLTERFMERMHDRLRALAAEGRARGMTEAEFSRACVAIYRSDLSRMGDSLE; encoded by the coding sequence ATGTTCATCGAGCTTGACGTGCAGGGCGATGTGCCGCTTCACGAGCAGATCGCGCAGCAAATTATCGCGGGTATCGCTTCGGGGACGCTGAAGCCTGGAAAGACGCTGCCGTCGGCCAAGCGGCTGGCATCGGATCTGCGCATCAAGTCGCAGACGGTGCACAAAGCTTACCGAAGCCTGCTGGAGGATGGCTTTCTGGTGGAACGTTATGACGGCAGGCTGGGCATGCTCGTGCCGCCGAAGGAGGAAATGCCGAAGCTGACGGAGCGGTTCATGGAGCGCATGCATGACCGGCTGCGCGCGCTGGCGGCGGAAGGCAGGGCCAGAGGGATGACGGAGGCGGAATTCAGCAGGGCCTGCGTCGCGATTTACCGCAGTGATTTATCGAGGATGGGAGATTCATTGGAATGA
- a CDS encoding glutamate-1-semialdehyde 2,1-aminomutase, translating to MSTTHRPRSEALYAEALQHIVGGVNSPSRSFKAVGGGAPVFMKRAQGAHFWDVDDNRYIDYLCAYGPIITGHAHPHITEAITTAAANGTLYGTPTELEITLARMLKEAIPSMDKVRFVNSGTEAVMTTIRVARAYTKRSKIIKFAGCYHGHSDLVLVAAGSGPSTLGIPDSAGVPVSIASEVITVPFNDLNGLRAALDAFGSDVAAVMVEPIVGNFGMVMPEPGFLEGLCRMTREAGALVIYDEVISAFRFHYGSAQTYAAFPDHAAIEPDLTALGKIIGGGLPIGAYGGRKAVMEQVAPLGPAYQAGTMAGNPASISAGIACLEVLQQPGVYDRMDAQAAALADALQASADKHGIPLTINRIRGSFSAHFCSHPVTNYDEAQDTDGERFAQFFRLMLDQGICLAPSKYEAWFLTTAHSDEDIAATIAAAERAFAAMTSQQ from the coding sequence ATGTCCACCACGCATCGCCCGCGCTCGGAGGCACTCTATGCCGAAGCGCTTCAACATATCGTCGGAGGCGTCAACAGCCCTTCGCGTTCCTTCAAGGCCGTAGGCGGCGGAGCGCCCGTCTTCATGAAGCGCGCCCAGGGAGCGCATTTCTGGGACGTCGACGACAACCGTTACATCGATTACTTATGCGCGTACGGTCCCATCATTACGGGCCATGCGCATCCTCATATCACGGAAGCGATCACGACGGCGGCTGCGAACGGCACGCTCTACGGCACGCCGACGGAGCTGGAGATTACGCTCGCCCGCATGCTGAAGGAAGCCATTCCTTCGATGGATAAAGTCCGGTTCGTCAACTCCGGCACGGAAGCCGTCATGACGACGATCCGCGTCGCCCGCGCTTACACGAAGCGGAGCAAAATCATTAAATTCGCCGGCTGCTACCACGGACATTCCGATCTCGTACTCGTCGCCGCCGGCTCCGGACCGTCCACGCTCGGCATTCCCGACAGCGCCGGCGTGCCCGTCAGCATCGCAAGCGAGGTCATTACCGTGCCGTTCAACGATTTGAACGGCCTGCGCGCGGCGCTGGACGCATTCGGCAGCGATGTCGCAGCCGTCATGGTCGAGCCTATCGTCGGCAACTTCGGCATGGTTATGCCGGAGCCCGGCTTCCTAGAAGGGCTCTGCCGGATGACCCGCGAAGCAGGCGCGCTTGTCATCTATGACGAAGTCATCAGCGCTTTCCGGTTCCATTACGGCAGCGCGCAAACGTATGCCGCGTTCCCGGACCACGCCGCCATCGAGCCGGATCTGACGGCGCTCGGCAAGATTATCGGCGGCGGACTGCCGATCGGCGCCTACGGCGGCCGCAAGGCCGTGATGGAGCAGGTCGCGCCGCTCGGCCCGGCCTATCAGGCGGGCACGATGGCCGGCAACCCGGCCTCCATTTCGGCAGGCATCGCCTGCCTGGAGGTACTGCAGCAGCCAGGCGTGTACGACCGCATGGATGCGCAGGCAGCGGCGCTTGCGGATGCGCTGCAGGCCTCGGCGGACAAGCACGGCATTCCGCTGACGATCAACCGCATCCGCGGCTCGTTCTCCGCGCATTTCTGCAGCCATCCCGTCACGAACTACGACGAGGCGCAGGATACCGACGGCGAGCGCTTCGCGCAGTTTTTCCGCTTGATGCTGGATCAGGGCATTTGCCTGGCGCCTTCCAAATACGAGGCTTGGTTCCTGACCACGGCCCATTCCGACGAAGACATCGCCGCCACGATCGCTGCGGCCGAGCGCGCTTTTGCGGCGATGACCAGCCAGCAATAA
- a CDS encoding DUF5808 domain-containing protein, producing MKDIPNNRRGTLSLHWYWLQGLLIAGSVLMAALLWKDIPPTLTTHYNLHFEPDGFGDKSWGTVFLLNIVQLCLLVTILGTNAVIAQTASAQALDKGASEAKQHKFRFVNSVFLYGLSLLLTAFFSYIQATMLYGWPNEALAAVTVVMMVLVVGGIVGLVVTVRRLGLKGQSAGGDGDGAHWLAGGGLYYNPKDPAVFVPKKYGIGWTVNFGRPMGWIVVITLILIPFAIVTLVAVML from the coding sequence ATGAAGGACATACCGAATAACCGGAGAGGCACGCTCTCTCTGCATTGGTATTGGCTGCAAGGGCTGCTGATCGCAGGCTCCGTACTGATGGCGGCGCTGCTGTGGAAGGACATTCCGCCGACGCTGACAACGCATTACAACCTCCATTTCGAGCCCGACGGTTTCGGAGATAAAAGCTGGGGAACCGTGTTCCTGCTCAATATCGTGCAGCTTTGCCTGCTCGTTACGATTCTGGGCACGAACGCGGTCATTGCCCAGACGGCCAGCGCCCAAGCGTTGGACAAGGGGGCGAGCGAGGCAAAGCAGCACAAGTTCAGGTTCGTGAACAGCGTATTTCTATACGGCTTGTCGCTGCTGCTGACCGCGTTCTTCAGCTACATTCAGGCAACGATGCTCTACGGGTGGCCGAACGAGGCACTTGCGGCCGTGACGGTGGTCATGATGGTGCTCGTCGTCGGCGGGATCGTCGGACTCGTCGTGACGGTAAGACGGCTTGGCCTGAAAGGGCAAAGCGCCGGCGGAGACGGAGATGGCGCGCATTGGCTGGCCGGAGGCGGATTGTATTACAACCCGAAAGATCCGGCCGTCTTCGTACCGAAGAAATACGGCATCGGATGGACGGTCAATTTCGGTCGCCCGATGGGGTGGATCGTCGTCATCACGCTGATTCTCATTCCGTTCGCGATCGTGACGCTCGTCGCGGTCATGCTTTAA